The following coding sequences are from one Gossypium hirsutum isolate 1008001.06 chromosome A12, Gossypium_hirsutum_v2.1, whole genome shotgun sequence window:
- the LOC107939774 gene encoding protein PHOSPHATE-INDUCED 1 — MVNLHLIWYGKPEEIQREVIMDFLKTLSTEGNQKVQPHVSRWWNVVESYQLAIKGKPTIGVDSPKIEVKVAKEDTIDYAYGKVLTTQYDIPRLIKDVNRGDPNLLPLIITAKDVSMHGLCAGKCADHGIFENNKGFIVIGDPEIECPRACGWPFHEVDAGPKGPVFKPPNKNMAADAMVVALASALVNTITNPQNTGFYGGIEFDPIESTTACKGIFGPGAAPRNPGKVFTDRKTVENFSAHGNNGRRFLLPAIWNPTTSTCWTITSRYFST; from the exons ATGGTAAATTTACACCTTATTTGGTATGGAAAGCCTGAAGAAATTCAAAGGGAAGTGATTATGGACTTCCTCAAAACATTAAGCACAGAAGGCAATCAGAAAGTCCAACCTCACGTTTCGAGATGGTGGAATGTGGTTGAAAGCTATCAATTGGCTATAAAGGGAAAACCAACTATAGGAGTTGATAGCCCTAAAATCGAAGTGAAAGTGGCAAAAGAGGACACCATTGATTATGCGTATGGGAAAGTCTTGACAACACAATATGATATTCCACGTCTTATTAAAGATGTCAATCGTGGAGATCCAAACCTCCTCCCTCTCATCATAACCGCAAAAGATGTGAGTATGCATGGGCTTTGCGCTGGAAAATGTGCTGACCACGGGATATTTG AGAACAACAAAGGATTCATCGTGATTGGAGACCCTGAAATAGAATGCCCTAGAGCATGTGGATGGCCTTTCCACGAGGTTGATGCAGGGCCAAAGGGACCGGTCTTTaaaccaccaaataaaaatatggCAGCTGATGCAATGGTAGTTGCATTGGCAAGCGCATTAGTTAATACAATCACTAATCCCCAAAATACGGGCTTTTATGGTGGAATCGAGTTTGATCCAATTGAATCTACTACAGCTTGTAAAGGCATTTTTGGTCCCGGAGCCGCCCCTAGAAATCCTGGCAAGGTCTTTACTGATCGAAAAACTGTCGAGAATTTCAGTGCTCATGGAAATAACGGGCGCAGGTTCTTACTTCCCGCAATTTGGAACCCTACAACTTCTACCTGTTGGACTATCACTTCACGCTATTTTTCTACTTGA